A stretch of DNA from Besnoitia besnoiti strain Bb-Ger1 chromosome II, whole genome shotgun sequence:
ACCCAGCTGCCGAACCTCGAGGACCCGAAGCTGatctgccgcagcagccctgtggcgccgtcgcttctcCCGTTGGTCTTCCTCGACCTCCGCTaactgccgcagctgctgacCTTCTTCTTTCAGCCactccagcgccgcccgcaccTGTGCATCCGCCCCGTCGACTCCCCACACTTCTTTCAgccacgcggcgctcgtGGGGGCTTCGACGAGGCTGCTCGACGCACTCGTCCTTCCGGTGCCTGCCCGTGCGGGCTCGGTAGAGCCCaacgcggtcgccgcgtcggctcCGAGGATCGCCAGATTGGCAGATGCATCGACGCTTTCCGCGGACATGCCGCCatctcgctgctgcggacTCGCAAGCTGTTTCAACAGACGCTGCtgatgctgctgctggtgctgAAGAAGCGACAGTTGTAGCTGAAtggcctgcgcaggcgcccctcCGCCATCATGATGACGTTGCAGCAGCTGTTGTTGTAAATACACCTGCTgctcctgctgccgctgtACCATGAGTTGCTGCTGTTGGAGCAAGTGTCTTCGGCCGGCGCCTTTGAGGATTTTCTCGCGCTCCCACGCCTCCCaagcctcctcctcttcattCCGACCGGTGTTGGTGTCCTCATCAGCCTGTTGCTGAACTTTGAGCCGCTGGAGCTGCTCCTtcaggcgcgcagcagggtCTTCTTCTTGCTCATCTTCGTCGAGATCTTCACCGTTCTCCTTCATCCCGGGCAGATCCCCAtcgtcgagctcctcgcccTGGTCTTCGTCATCGTGTGCAGCGCCGTCTCGCCacgagcgcagcggctccagttgctgctgctggcgtctCTGGAGCCTCACAGCAGCGCCCCACTCGCCGGTaagcgcggctgcagaaTCGGCGGGAATCAGCTCGCCCTTCTCAATCATTCGtgcgcgctgtctctgtgcACGCGCGAGCCGAGCCATAGACGCAACGTCATCCTCTTGATCCGCCCCCTGGCTCCGCGAGCCCCGGGCGCCCGAAGAGCCTCCGTACTGGAGGTTCCTGTCCCCATGCGTCGCGCGCTGACgggcctcggcctcctcgagTTCCGCCAGCGAAAGAATTCGCTCCGAAGGCAAACCCGAAAACGGAGCTGCTTCctctttcctccgcgccgctgcaaccgcctcgcgtcggtctcctccgccgccgtcagcCCCGCTGCACCTGCCACGGGacggcagagacgacgagccCTTCTCAGCCGCATCGCGCCCGCTGCttgtcgcgccgcgcgcgcggcgatctGAAGGatccgacgcgcgcgcccgctcaGATGCGGAGTCGACCCCGGCgatctgcgccttctgcaggtgCGTCTGGTTGACTAACAGCCGCAAGCCTGTCGCCTGGAGGACGAGTTTGCTACTGGTTTTCGCGCTCCCGGAATCGCCACTCGAAAGGCCTCGAGACCGgtctgaggcggcggccgtctgcGCACCCACTTCCCCCTTTTCGAAGCGGTCCAGGTTGTCTGtgcgggcctcgcgctccttctccctctgcaggcgcttgcTGGCCTTGCTTTTCTTCACTTTGAAGAACTCGCCTTCGCGATCGGCTTCCTCATCGAGCCCCGAGAAGCTCAGTCCCCCGCGGCCGAGTGCGCCGCCCCCCGGGCGCCGGGaagcgtcgtcgccgctggagccCGGCCTGGCGAAGCTGCCTCCGAGCCGTTcggagcgcgaggcgtggaggccgcCTCCCGAGGTGGCCGCTCTGCCGCTCTGACTCGACGCGCTCGAGTCCCGCGCAGGCgggtcgtcgccgtcgtaGGCATCGAATAAGTCCGAGTAGAAAGTGGCCTGAGATCTCTGTGAACTGTCACgaaacgcagacgcagaaggccgcgctgcagccgaagAGGCGTGCGACTTGGCGGCCGCTACAGCGGCTTTCTCTCGAATGTgcgacgcggtcgcgagagcagcagcagaggccggGGCGGAGCCGGACCCTACATCGCTTCTGGATGAGCCAGACGCAGAGCCGAGCGCCGAATGGGAAGAGATCGCAAAAGATGTGCGGCCAAACGACCCTCCCGCCCCCAGGGAGCAGAGGCCCTCATCCGACGGAGACCTCAGATTGttgcccccccccgcggcctcATCCTCCTCGACCAGCGCTGCCTTCCGGCTGGTGGTTCGCTTGACGTTGCGACGTGCAAAAAGAGACATTCTTCACGAAGCACCCAACAGGCTCAGGGCCAGTGGAGGCCCGTTGAGAAACTCCGCACGGGAAAGCAACAGAAgatccgccgccgaggaagatCCGGTCGACACCACAGAACAGCGGGCCTCCACAGCTGTAGCTGTGCTCAAGAAGGGGACGGAGACTATGAGAGACGACAGAAAAGCGGGTTGCCAAGCACCTGTATTCGGCAACACTGGGCAGTGTCCCGGATGCTTAACAAGGTATGCATGGGGATTATGGCTCTGTCCGCATGGAAAAAAACATGCCCCTATCTCGTGAAGAAGCAAGAGAATACAAAAGTAGTGCCCCGAACGCATGCCTGCGAAGACCTGGAAGCCACCGTAACGGGGCGTAATGGGCTATACCTCCTCCGATGGGACGGTtcagacagaggcgccgacAAGGGCTACCAGCGACGGACAACAGTTGTCTAGAGAAAAGTGGGATCGGCGTCAAAAGCGCTGCAACAGTTGGAGTGTCTGAATGCTGTTTTGCCACGCTTTTGAGGGTACCGTAGTCACTGAAGACGCATGAGGACAAAACTCAACAACGGGAAAAAGTACCGGAACGAACCGTTGAGGAGTGCTTTCGTTTGAAACGCAATTTTGAGGGAGACAGCAGGGTCCTTTGAAAAGGAAATTATTCGCCGGATGCAAGCAGAACCAGGATAACGATACTCCGcatgcgaggcgccgccatCAGCGTGTACCGGCGGCGTGCATGCAGCAAAAGATCCGGAGGCGATGTAGGCCAAAACGCTGCGTAGCCTTCGGCAGTTGGACAGGTAAATTGCAAGCTGTTTTCGCCCACAACGCACGCTCTTAATAAATGCGCACCTACTGAGTGGAGGAAGCGTCCAGCAGTCGGCAGTCTGATGCGCGTGAGCACAACGTTTCGTCTCAACGCCAGCCGAGGTTTGGGGGCTCGGACGCCCCTTCCCGCGTTGGACTGCATCTTTCAGGGCTTCCTGGCGATTAACATCGAGTGCTGCGGCTCGGGACCGGGCTTTCTTGTGGACGTTTTGTTGTGTGACGCTCGAAGCCGCACATGGGGATCAATCACTCGGTTCATCTGGGCGGGACGCCAGCGTTGACCGAGTGGCCGTGTGAAATTCTAAGCGGTTGCAGGCCGCGCGTTGGTAGGCATGGACCGAGCAAAGGATCGGCAGCTAAGTAGGCATCGTGTATCAAAATCTCCCAGCCCTAGCCTTAGTGCGCACGAAACACCGGCTACGCATCCGTAGGATGCCTGCCACGTGGTTCTGTTCTTTCTGCTGGTAATTTCACATTGCGTTAGGCCTGTTGAAAGGCCTGGCGAATGGGCCTGTGGCCGGTGCATGGCTCACCGCGGCTTGCCTATTCAGCAGTGGTTCCTCTTTTGGCATCCTCCCTTTACTTTGTGAAATTCCCTCTTGTGTGTTCTGGCGAGAGGGCGCATATCTTGTACGGAGGTCTTCCCCTGCATCTGCGTCGTTGTGCGGGGCAAGATTTGCGTCACTGGTCGGATGCCCATTGTCAGCCTGGGGACCTGCATCGGATACTGACGAATGGGGTCGTACATCAATGGCGAGAAGGTTCCTCTGGGTCATTCGTTGATCGGCATGATAATCTTGCTAGGTTTCAGTGTAGTATCACGAAGATCACATTAACCTCGCGGGCGTTACCGTCTATGAAAAGAGTTATACCTGAGTACGGCCTACAGCCTAGCATCAGGCTACTTTCGGAATCACGGCAGTCTGTACTAAATAGCAATTTGTATTGAAGACACCGTTCGCCAGAGCATTCATGCTTCGCGAACAAACACCACTGGACAGTGGGCTGAGAACTCTTTGCCTCCAAGCGAGGAGCTCCACTCCACTTTGTCGCACGGATGTCGTCACCTCAGACTTCTCAGCCCCATGATAGGAAGCTTTCCTGCACATaccggaggccgcagagcaTCGCTTTACCGAGGGGCCAGCGGACAACCACTCAAGTTTTCTTGCAGGGTCAAGGCTCAGGTGGTATTTTTGTTCTTCACGGTAGCATCCCCATCGAGCCAGGCGGCTGGGTTGTGACTGAGCAACCGCATCTGCGCGATACTCGTACTGTTCTGGCATTCATTCCTCATCGATGCCGAAGACGCTCCTGCCAGCATTTTCCTGTTCAGTATGCTTCATTCATGATAAGTCCGATGCAACTTGCGAGGAAATGAAGTGACACTGAAGGCATACACACAATACTTATCCACTTAGTCTTCTTGCAGCGAACCCTGGACACGGTCGTGCCAGGCGTTTCGGAGTTCCTTACGCGGCAACCTGGCTATGCATATACCTTCTTCACTTCGATATTCGCCTGAATATGACTATCTGTCCCCACCTCGCGCTCATCCGCAATAGACTTTCGTATAAAAACTCAGGTGATCTCCATGCAGAGAAGTCTCTCACGAATAGGGGGGAGGGGCTATTAATTGCATGTCCGGTTTCGTGCAATCGTTGCAGACTTGGAACACTCGTTGCCTCGCCACAAGGGCTGGCGCGTTCTCGCAGTGGTTACAGCATGCAAGCTGGAGTCTGAATGGCTGCATGCAGATGTGGAGGCCCGGTTAAGAATTTCACGTTCATTCACCGCCGCACCTTTTTTATCCACTGCTGatctttttctttcttaACGCATGATCGCGTTGCCGCAGCCCTGGCGCCTACGAAGTGTGTGGCTACTCTGCGTCGGAAACTTGCGGCGAGTACCAGCACTGATTGGGACCTCAACGGCGATGCACGTCTTGATGTTTGCATGTGACATCATTCAGAGCTGTGGCCTCCAGTAATCTATACTGAACGAGGTGATCTCGTAAATTTGATCCAGTTCCATATGAAGCCATGGACCAGAAGGCCGGAGTCGTTTTTTTTGCTCAAAACAGTTGTTCTGCCGAATGGCAGCTACGGATGCATGCGGACATTCAATGCATCAGACATACTACTTAGAGGCTGCCCTCCACTCAGTAAGCACCTCTTGCCACGCATGCCTAGGAGTTGAGAATTGTCCTGGACTGCCTAGTCAGGTTGTCCACTGTCGTTTCCCCGAGAAAAGGACCGGAAGCCTGCCACCGTGGAGTCGTCGTCCGACGTTCTTGCAGCGTCAGTCTCTGCCCTTCATTGAGCTCTTTATAGGGACTCTTCTTTTTCGTACTCTTTCTCCGCATACGTGCTTTGCATCGGAGCTCTCTTCCGACTGCAGggcggtggaggcgggcCGAACCACGATGGACCCTGcaaaggagaaggagagtgagggctcgccctcgtctgACGATGAGGAGAAGCCGAGACCCCCCATCCGCCGCGCACAGTCGCCAACACCATCGCAACGTCAATCTTGCCTGAGTGaaacggagaaggcgcgactGCTGGACCAGGCTGTGAAGGATATCTGCGAGGCAGACTTCGTCGCTATCGACTTGGGTAAGCCTCACGCTCAGAGAAGGTGTGAACTCGTCGTCTCTAAGGAAGTGGTTTGGGACGAGAGGACGTCTCTAAACTAGGGGTTATGTCTGGCTCTCGGCTCAATATTTCTTTCATTTATGCATTCCCGGTTTCTCTTGGACAGTGGATCTCGTAGCTGCCTGGCCAGGGCGCGAGACTTCGATCAACCGGGCGGATGCCCCTGCACCCTCCCtacccccccctcctctcaCCGCTACCGCCTCTGCAGATTGCTCGATGTGGTTTGCACTGCGTTTGCGACCACCTTTTGCTGTTTGCTGTGCTAGGCTTGCGTTCCGTCTGTGTCGTCTGGGGCTCGGTCTGACCTCTCTGCTGTGCCTGTGGTGGCGCCCGTGCAGAGTTCACGGGCCTTTTCCCGCAGGCATTGTCAGCCTCTTCGAAACgcccgccctctctctcctcgtaCTACGAGCTTTGCATCCAAGGCGCCGAGTTCTTTCTCGCGCCGCAGTTGGGCATCTGCacagcgcgccgctgtccgccggcgggcgcgtccgcctccgcttcctcagcCTCCACCCCTgccggcggaagcgacggcggccggtCGACCGCAAGTAACGAAAAAActtgcgcaggcgacagctgCGGAGCTTCTGAGAAACCCGAGTGTTGCCAAGAGTCACAACCGAGTGGGAAGTGGATACTGGCTCCCTACACGTTCCACGCGTTTCCCAGCCAGCGCACGCAGGGCGGTGTCGACACGTGCACGCTCAAATGGCTTCTCCAGAATGGATTCGACTTCAACCAGTGGATCAGCACAGGCTTCAACTACATGCGTCTCGCAGAACTTCAacagcaggcgcgccaggTGGCAAACTCACCGGCctcccagcgccgcggctcggccGCGGGCAAGGCCGGCGGGCCGAGCGGCTCCTCGACCGACGAGGGCGTCGCCGAAGGCACCTACGGAAGGGCTTCGAGGGACAACGGCGGACGAACGCAACACGCGGACTGCGAAGCCAGAGGCgacgcttccgccgctgACAGTTTGGGGCCACAGCTCTCCGGTAAGAGTCGCGGGGAGGCTGAGATAGACAAGCCAACCACGGGGCAACTGTGCGTTCCACGTCCATCTTGCGTGAGAGTTTGACAGCTCAGCATGGGCAAACGAGGCGCGCTGCGGTCGACATT
This window harbors:
- a CDS encoding CAF1 family ribonuclease (encoded by transcript BESB_041130); the protein is MDPAKEKESEGSPSSDDEEKPRPPIRRAQSPTPSQRQSCLSETEKARLLDQAVKDICEADFVAIDLEFTGLFPQALSASSKRPPSLSSYYELCIQGAEFFLAPQLGICTARRCPPAGASASASSASTPAGGSDGGRSTASNEKTCAGDSCGASEKPECCQESQPSGKWILAPYTFHAFPSQRTQGGVDTCTLKWLLQNGFDFNQWISTGFNYMRLAELQQQARQVANSPASQRRGSAAGKAGGPSGSSTDEGVAEGTYGRASRDNGGRTQHADCEARGDASAADSLGPQLSGGLEVTGLQRLIEAIVENEKPLVVHNGHLDLLHVFDKFIGKAPDTLREFCVELLRLFTGGIYDTKHLANEGKTFVLKIGDPRTTSLLALRHHLVRSESLCVFEIALHRRGDFNLTFQQLNCDNGPECGRSHEAGYDALLTAQTFVLELDLYAQHYSLAERDTSGTDEGAEQLDDDLWALEESRPAKKRRKKRKNRPRRQPIPIDWNKHRWYAPFRNHIGVSGVRPGYIDLSTAGQELEDADSVLLSAQK
- a CDS encoding hypothetical protein (encoded by transcript BESB_041120), with the translated sequence MSLFARRNVKRTTSRKAALVEEDEAAGGGNNLRSPSDEGLCSLGAGGSFGRTSFAISSHSALGSASGSSRSDVGSGSAPASAAALATASHIREKAAVAAAKSHASSAAARPSASAFRDSSQRSQATFYSDLFDAYDGDDPPARDSSASSQSGRAATSGGGLHASRSERLGGSFARPGSSGDDASRRPGGGALGRGGLSFSGLDEEADREGEFFKVKKSKASKRLQREKEREARTDNLDRFEKGEVGAQTAAASDRSRGLSSGDSGSAKTSSKLVLQATGLRLLVNQTHLQKAQIAGVDSASERARASDPSDRRARGATSSGRDAAEKGSSSLPSRGRCSGADGGGGDRREAVAAARRKEEAAPFSGLPSERILSLAELEEAEARQRATHGDRNLQYGGSSGARGSRSQGADQEDDVASMARLARAQRQRARMIEKGELIPADSAAALTGEWGAAVRLQRRQQQQLEPLRSWRDGAAHDDEDQGEELDDGDLPGMKENGEDLDEDEQEEDPAARLKEQLQRLKVQQQADEDTNTGRNEEEEAWEAWEREKILKGAGRRHLLQQQQLMVQRQQEQQVYLQQQLLQRHHDGGGAPAQAIQLQLSLLQHQQQHQQRLLKQLASPQQRDGGMSAESVDASANLAILGADAATALGSTEPARAGTGRTSASSSLVEAPTSAAWLKEVWGVDGADAQVRAALEWLKEEGQQLRQLAEVEEDQREKRRRHRAAAADQLRVLEVRQLGVGKRLDDLQDFLIFVEDLSGFILAKESAVQLAQSTVEEMEREFTDRKFERRVLEFDDLRRVAFRRRQPRAGGAAGREGEVESSSESSSDTDSSGDIDEFGRSRKYTQKLQRSDREKARRERRLSKRQARGGTPSGDFRSTSPACSAAKALRRMRGGLGRRAASREAVTGEDGRGDRPGPAGSEQLWHVLRETLGEGWETSEDEEDDGGHRLRKDRSKFSAAALDVMGDVSDAFVSVASILEELEKMKKWCSAEFAQLKVLEQVPDMIKVQVRWQLLWWNPMAIAPAAAASNAAGKAEAAGEKEKKDPVWVCEASLENFDWFAELGLFIEKMDDLNAAVAQERAAPKEGKREGSEQDKSKREPTPDAYDPSNIMSDVVKQCVVPRVAAALKCTDITSFTSVNRASQLLGELLLFRDDNSLPHLTKVLQDFVSFFVAQLSALLPVEFVKQALSCLPASSSKQNHRALDNAGGDGTDGPQDSDARQEITQLYLHRALKVAGCCTCLVDILSDSLLLHICMQEILVDRIKPLLALLPPSRQLLLAGAFIHLLPLRWVIQLQQENPEESSSATPGRMQQLLGTVVALGEAVVDEDERAEVLLLLKKISPQEEAEKIQRVFEQRHGHKNPQQRP